In one window of Candidatus Methylomirabilota bacterium DNA:
- a CDS encoding FAD/NAD(P)-binding protein, with product MSRIAIVGAGLSGRLLALNLLRLAAPTAAISIWMLDRGDERCMGPAYSNDADSLLLNVPAGRMGALADEPEHFVKWSRDRGAPVGLLDFLPRTLYREYVLALMGEALRARAGGVTLEHIQGEVTDIAINGGRATIQVADQTSFVVDRVVLALGNFPPPHPPVQSRSALDSDRYVRNPWTAGVLDSLSRRDTVFMVGTGQTTVDLATALHRRAHQGRIIALSRRGLLPLAHRGFEPYPPFFADIKDSKRLLDIFRTVRKHFERADATGVDLRAVIDSLRPDTQTLWFNLAEEEKHRFVRHLFRYWEIIRSRIPPASEATIDGMRASGQLAILAGRIRDLVPTPTAMEVHYVRRGRTSPEVAAAALVINCMGPELDYRRIDEPLVRNLLRRGLIRPGPAQLGIDARGDGAIIGENGSASDVLYTLGSTMRGVFWEVLAVPEIRLQAARLAAALLAARH from the coding sequence ATGAGCCGAATCGCCATCGTCGGGGCCGGGTTGTCGGGAAGGCTGCTGGCCCTGAACCTGCTCCGCCTCGCCGCGCCTACTGCAGCCATCAGCATCTGGATGCTCGATCGAGGCGACGAACGGTGCATGGGCCCGGCCTATTCCAACGACGCGGATTCCTTGCTCCTCAACGTCCCGGCCGGTCGGATGGGGGCCCTGGCGGACGAACCCGAGCACTTCGTGAAGTGGAGCCGGGACCGCGGGGCTCCTGTGGGTCTCTTGGACTTTCTGCCCCGGACGCTGTACCGGGAGTACGTCCTGGCTCTGATGGGCGAGGCGTTACGGGCCCGAGCAGGCGGAGTGACGCTCGAGCACATCCAGGGCGAGGTGACGGACATCGCGATCAATGGCGGCCGCGCTACGATCCAGGTCGCGGACCAGACGTCCTTCGTCGTGGACCGAGTGGTGCTGGCGCTGGGAAACTTCCCACCCCCTCATCCGCCCGTCCAGAGCCGGTCGGCCCTCGACAGTGACCGGTACGTTCGCAACCCCTGGACCGCCGGCGTGCTGGACTCCCTCTCACGCCGGGACACGGTGTTCATGGTCGGCACGGGTCAGACCACCGTCGATCTCGCCACGGCACTCCATCGACGGGCCCACCAGGGACGGATCATCGCGCTGTCCAGGCGCGGGCTCTTGCCCCTGGCCCACCGCGGCTTCGAACCGTATCCGCCCTTCTTCGCGGACATCAAGGACTCGAAGAGGCTCCTGGACATCTTCAGGACCGTCAGAAAGCACTTCGAGCGGGCGGACGCGACCGGCGTCGACCTGCGGGCGGTCATCGACTCGTTACGTCCTGATACCCAGACCCTCTGGTTCAATCTCGCCGAAGAGGAGAAGCACCGGTTTGTTCGTCATCTCTTCCGGTACTGGGAGATCATCCGCAGCAGGATTCCCCCGGCGAGCGAGGCGACGATCGACGGGATGCGCGCCTCCGGGCAGCTCGCCATCCTGGCCGGAAGAATCAGGGACCTCGTGCCCACGCCAACGGCCATGGAGGTGCATTACGTCCGCCGGGGACGCACCTCGCCCGAGGTCGCCGCGGCCGCGCTGGTCATCAATTGCATGGGGCCGGAACTCGACTACCGCCGCATCGACGAGCCTCTGGTGCGCAATCTGCTGCGGCGGGGGCTGATCCGTCCGGGCCCCGCGCAGCTCGGTATCGACGCCCGCGGCGACGGCGCGATCATCGGGGAGAACGGCTCCGCGTCCGACGTCCTGTACACGCTCGGGTCGACGATGCGGGGCGTATTCTGGGAAGTGCTGGCGGTTCCCGAGATCCGCCTTCAGGCCGCGCGGCTAGCCGCGGCGCTCCTCGCCGCTCGCCACTGA